The DNA sequence ATAtacctttttttaattaaatgataaagctatatataattctaaaaagATTCTTTGCAACATCTTGTATTTTTGCATGTGGTCAAATAATCATcctcatcattattattattttaataccaCAACTACTCTACCTAATAACAAATGGTTGCCAGCTATTTTCCTgataaattaagttttgaaaagaatCATTTCAACTACGTACTCTACCAAATCATCAACAATAAGAAATGGTTACAAGTTATTTTCCTAATAAATTAAGTCTTGAATTCTCCCAAcaaatgaagttttgaaaagaATCCTTTAGTTGTATGGTACTTTACTATCTTTATATATAAGTATATTTGTTCTCATATgtataaggatttttttatttatttaaaagaatcacttcaatatatgtattattaattagtttattattttttagaattttgtctaacatttttgtaattttttaatcaacttttatcccatatttttttttcaaatttttgtataatatttgtaataattttataaaatttgaatattgatattttgtaaattttttacatgttcatccaaaatattttaaaattatatgcctttaaaatatattaaaagttaaagCATGCAACCGAAggtaagaaatatttgaaaattaaggtCAATTATAGTGCCTATAATATTTTAGTCACAAATCCTTctataaaaaaacttttgtagatcatattaaaaataaaatagaaaggaagTGTTAGGAAGATGCCAAGATGTATGATAAATGAATAAGACTAAGTAGTATTTTAACTGAACCACTAAGACAACGAcgataaaaataagaagaaaaaacaaacttatACTATGTCTTGGTAACACCGGAGaaacatgatttaaaaaataaaattaaaaaaatttgataacttACCATCAACTTTGATCATTCCCACgctatttatcataatttattcattaaatataCAAGAGCGGAGTAATCGAAACCATATTGtctaaattattgaattaagtGAAGTCTCTCTTATCTTCTATCATGGTCTACTTACATAAAGCTTATAAcagtaaaaaatgaatttgatggcatcttttcttcttttatatggCCAACTTCTCTCACTATTATTTTAATCCCACAACTTCTCTAACTATTCATAAATAACAATTATCGTTTCTATCAATGTTTGTTATTTCCACTTAGTTTATTCATTGATTCATTGATTCATTGAATATACAAGGGCTGAGTCACACAATCCATTCAGgtcaaataattgaatgaagTCACCCTCCCTTATGCCTTTTCATGATATACTTACTTATTAGATGAAACAATTgtaataatagaaaaagaattttataataaCATCTTGTCTTTCTTTCGTATGGCCAAATGGTCcttgttaatattattttaatctcATAGTTCTCTAactaatcataaataaataagaattgaTTGCaactattttgtaaataaattagagTTGGAAATGAATTAACGTTTAGTTAATGTATGGTAGTTGCATAACTAATCTTATTAGTTACAACAATGCATGGAGGgcaacaataatataatataaaataaataaatgcaattaacattattttcttgaaaCCCAAATAGTTTCattcttttatgaaattttttttacctcaagctaattattttagaatatgtAGTGCATTAAGTTGAAATCAGTAATTCCGACTTCAagtcatattaaaaaaaaaattaggaatttgaaaACTATTAAGAATGGATGTATTAGTAATTAGTTTTATATCCAAACCTTATGATATGTCTAAGAAAATTGATATCTAAATTGAAGACTTCATATCATAAATTCCTTTTTAAGCTAAACAATTTAATGGTATATttgcaatttttagaaaatccaaATCAAGATGTTAGGATCAAATGTGAATTATCATTAAATTAGTTGGTAATTGATaccataaaaatgaaataaaaactgTTAATTAATCAAGTTATTTAATTAAGTtgccaattttatttaaaacattacTGAATTCACTTCAcatgtttttttggttttatatatatatatatatttttagaaatcgCCTTGAAGAGAGATGATTTCTccatatatatgtattttttaatcaatgaagaaattgtctctctaattaattttttttaagaaatcatatcttgaaaagatgattttttctctaatttttttaaaagagattttATAAATCACCtattgaaaagataatttttttatattattattatctttttaaaatgaaataaatcatCTTTTTAAAGAGACGgtctaaaaaagaaataattttttttatttaacaaaaattacaataaatttaaaattatttttatcactaTAATATTTTAGGAATGGTCTTTTTAAACTATTGTACTAAAAAATCTTTGCTTACCCGGGGGTACTGGGCAATAAAGAAGTGAATAGAGGTGGTAGGGGGGCGTCATCCAGCTGGACCCTCAAATGCAAAATAAAGAAGTGAATGGACGTGGTGGGTTGGCTGTCATCCAGCTGGACTCTCAaatgtaaaaatggagattcaTTTATCCCAACTCACAAGTCACAAGTCGCGAGGGGTGTGTGGATTGGCAATGGTAGCTGATGTGGCACTTGATACAACCTCAATGTCCCAATGCCGACTGCCAGTTGGATCGTCAACGCTTCCCGATATTATTTCTATATTGAGCCCCCAGCCCCTTCCAGCCTGTCACCTTCCCTACCTTCTCCAACGTCTCTCTGTGTCTTTTTTGGCCTTTCTCATTCAATGCCCTTTactcttatattttatataagattctctattttttaaaacaaaactggaaaatgtattaaaatatGCGCTAAGtgtttctctttaaaaatatttctaatgaaAACACAACTAAAAAAAAGTATTGCAAATAAAAACCCATTAATATAATTCCCAAAACGAGTTCGAAGTcactaaaacattttttttatgatatttcatatatatcacCAAAAGAATATGAACTACAACATTAgtgaaaaatctcaaaaataattttatttgattgattttatttcgGTCTTACTATCCTATACTTTAACCGTAGtcattcatcaatttcattgataaaatattattaaaaataataattattaaaaaaattaaattaataacccTTTTCAAAATCGATATCTATTtagtacaataaaataaaactttcctCTATTATGGTAGAAGATGGTAGAGTACCATGAAAAgaattgatcataaaaataatataaaaacactccaaataatattagaaaaaactTTATAGAGGAGAGGAAAATTAAGTTAGATAGATttgtagtaaataaaaaaaaacattcattttaaatataattttttttctttctacccttcctctctaattttttttccttatattttcctcaaaatttataaaagctAAGAGGGCCTATGCAAGCTGAGAAATGATGTAAAAAGAAGAGATAGATCGACTCGGGTAATAAATGAAGTGTTTGAATATTAGAAGGTCTAAAGTTTAGGCTTTTATTAGTAatatttctatgaaaaatttaagtGTGACAAAATTTAGATCACAACActcttaaaaatatgaaaaatcacttgtaattgtgaaaaatcttttataatatttttttcaataaatacttGATAAGtgattatcttaaaaacactttttagataCAATATTTTGTACCAAACACATTTCTAATATtgcaaaaaaattgtcaatatatAACATTGATGGACATAGTCATAATAATTACATTTCCCacaaattttctagaaaccaaacatattaATGGGAATTACAAGTCGCTTGGAATGAAATCAAGTTACATCTGAAGGGCAATAAGGGAACATGAAGCACCGTCTTCAACGAGATGTTGAAGCCAATACCTATATCTTCTTCTAAACCAACTCCTCTCTTCTGCTTGATTCATCATCCCAAAGCTCTCCACACTCATCATTTCCCCCAAAACTAGCTAGTTCTTAATCCTCGTTGACAAAACCATGGGCAACATTTGCTCCATTTCACTCCCCGCTGACTGCATTGTCTCTAGCTTCTGGGATGGCGCTACTGAGCATGCAAATTACCTGCGCAAACTTCCTGAAAATCTGGTAGAATTGGGAACCGCTTGTGAAAGATTGAGGGAGTTAAGGAACGATGTGAAGAGGATGGTGGATATTGCTGAGAGGGAACAAATGCAGCCGCTGGACCAAGTACAAGGGTGGCTTTCAAGGGTTGAAACTCTGGAAACTCAAGTCACTCAACTGATTGGAGATGGCACCAAGGAGGTTGAGAAGAAATGTCTCGGTGGTTGCTGTCCTAGGCATTGCAGGACTAGATACAAGTTGGGGAAGAGAGTAGCTAGAAAGTTGAAAGAAGTGGACATTCTAATGAGCCAAAGACCTTCGGATGTGGTGGCCGAGAGGTTACCTTCACCTCGCATAGGTGAAAGGCCTAGTCAAGCAACTGTTGGCATGAATTCCAGAATTGGTAAGGTTTGGAGCAGCCTTCATCAAGAACAAGTGGGAATTATCGGCCTATATGGATTAGGAGGAGTTGGGAAAACCACCCTCTTAACCCAAATCAATAATGCTTTTAATAAAAGAAcccatgattttgattttgtgatCTGGGCAACAGTTTCCAAAACTGTAAACCTTGAAAACATTCAGGACGACATCCGGAAGAAGATAGGGTTTTGTGATGATAAATGGAAAAGCAAAAGTCGAGATGAGAAAGCTACGAGCATCTGGAGAGTCCTGAGCGAAAAGAGGTTTGTGCTGTTGCTAGATGATTTATGGGAGCGGTTGGATTTATCAGACGTCGGGGTCCCattccaaaataagaaaaataagatagtATTCACCACTCGATCAGAAGAGATTTGCGCTCAAATGGAAGCTGATAAGAAGATCAAAGTGGAATGCCTAACATGGACAGAATCCTGGGAATTGTTTCGAATGAAGCTGGGAGAAGACACTCTCGATTTCCATCCTGAGATACCGGAGCTCGCTCAAGCCATCGCACAAGAGTGTTGCGGTTTGCCACTTGTGCTAACTACCATGGGCAGGGCCATGGCTTGTAAGAAGACACCGGAGGAATGGAAGTATGCAATAAAAGTGTTACAAAGCTCTGCCTCAAAATTTCCAGGTATGGGGGACAAAGTGTTTCCTCTTTTAAAATACAGTTATGATTGCTTACCCACCCAAGTTTCCAGATCTTGCTTCTTGTATTGTTCTCTATATCCGGAAGATTATAAGATGTCAAAATTAAGTTTGATAGACCGTTGGATTTGTGAAGGCTTTTTAGATGAATTTGATGACATGGAGGGAGCACAAAACCAGGGTTACAACATTATTGGCACTCTGATTCATGCATGTCTATTAGAAGAATGTGATGTTGATTATCAAGTAAAACTGCATGATGTAATCCGTGATATGGCATTGTGGATAGCTTGTGAAACTGGGAAGGAGCACGACAAGTTCTTGGTGAAGGCCGGCAGTACATTAACTGAAGCTCCTGAAGTTGCTAGATGGAAGGGGCCAAAAAGGATTTCACTGATGGATAACCAAATTGAGAAACTAACAGGGTCTCCCAATTGCCCCAATCTTTCAACTTTGTTTCTTAAGAATAATAGTTTGAAGATGGTCACTGATAATTTCTTCCAGTTTATGCCAAATCTAACAGTTTTAGACTTGTCAAATAATAGCATGACTGAATTACCACAGGGAATCTCTAATTTGGTTTCATTGCAGTATCTCGACCTATCAGAAACTAACATAAAAGAGTTGCCAATTGAGTTGAAGAACCTGggtaaattgaaatttttgctGTTGGCTCAGATGCCTCAACTTTCTTCAATTCCAGAGCAGTTGATATCAAGTCTTTCAATGTTGCAAGTGATCAATATGTTGGACTCTGGAATTTCTGAAAGAACAGTACTCAAAGATGGTCTTTTGTCTGATGATAATGAAGCCTTGATTCAGGAATTGGAGTCCTTAAAGTACTTGCATGATTTAGGCGTCAGTGTAACAAGTGCCCCTGCTTTCAAAAGGCTTCTAAGCTCTAACAAGCTAAGAAGCTGCATTTCCCGTCTATGCCTCAAGAATTTCAATGGTTCAAGCTCTCTCAATTTAACATCTCTCAGCAATGTAAAGCGTCTCCGTAGCCTCTATATCTCAAACTGTGGCTCGTTGGAAGATTTGGAGATTGATTGGGCTTGGGAAGGAAAGGAAACAACAGAATCTAATTACCTTAACTCAAAGGTCAGTTCCCACAACAGTTTCCACAGCCTTTCGTGGCTAAGGGTCGAAAGGTGTTCGAGGTTGAAGGATCTAACATGGCTTGTTTTTGCTCCTAACCTTAAAGTGCTTACAATAATTGATTGTGATCAAATGCAAGAAGTAATAGGTACCGGTAAATGTGGTGAATCTGCAAAGAATGGAGAAAACCTGAGTTCATTTGTCAAACTCCACGCACTTTGGTTAGTTGGTCTACCACAATTGAAGAGCATATTTTGGAATGCCCTGCCATTTATCTGCTTAAATACAATCCATGTGCGTAATTGTCCACTTCTAAAGAAGCTGCCACTCAGCGTCAACAGTGCCAAGGGAAATCGAATTGTCATTGAAGGACACAAGAAGTGGTGGAATAAAGTAGAGTGGGAGGACGAGGctacaaaaaatgtttttcttccaTGTTTCGTACCTGTTGGAGAATAAGGGGCTGCAGCAATCTCAGAGAGGCTACGATGCGATTCTAGGTGAGACCCTTTTCACAATTAACTGTCATTTGATCCTGAATAGGTATGGGTCCAAATAAAGCATTCAATTATAACATCTTTTCATGGTTGTATACCTCCCACGTACTGCTGAAATACTTAAAAAATGCTATTCCATTTCAAACATACAAGGCAATTGATTGCAGGTCATCTCGTTATTGGAATTAGAAATCTACAACTTTTACTAtagaaagtattaaggaaagaaaataaatattaatgaaaatgattttttcgtATTTggttatattatgaaaaatatatatataaaaaaaaacaaatataactaaaattagtttgaaatttacatattttctaaattatttaatttttatattgaagagttaaaataaataaaacaagttaGAAGTATATAAAAGTAATCtattaattctaaattaattttttttatttttttcacttttttttccttatatttttcctttatattttctttccattacactttccctcaaatttttcacaaaccaaacatagcctacaTATAATGATCAAATATGATCTTACAAACCAACCCACATAAAAATTGAAGTCCAATCTTGTGGCTTTTCTAATTTGGTTTAATAAGTCAATGGTATATATCTTTATGcaatcttattttgttttgttgtagAATATAACCTCATATACCAGCAATGCTTCCACAATCTTCACTCAATGAGAATCCATTCTTGTCCAAGGTTGAAGGATATGGATGACTTATTTTCATGCCAACTTTTCAATATGTTAATGATATTGTAAGCTGCCGAAATGGAGCATATAATTGCTTATCTATGTGAGGTAAACTGTTGGTTTATGTTTGTTGTTTCATAGTGTTTGTGTGCATATGTTATTTCTCTTTGAATTGcaatattacattttttgtatTCTAGGGATTGTGATATGCATTTTATGATttgtgtaaaaaaaattgattttgatggcTTTCCTTAATTGCTCTACTTCAATTGAAGAGCATGTACACGATATCTTTGATTAGAAACAATCTAAtgtataatttcaaaaatataatcatattttcaaatagaaaagaTAGTTGAGTCAGGGTATTCCTAGATCAACTAGGAATTGTATCTTTGTTCTTGGAGAAGCAAGcattcttgagaaaaaaaaaaatcaagtccCTCTTTGTACAAAAATTTTAGGGGAGAACTTGACCAAGTCATGGGTAGAACATAACTGGGGCACCTTAGCTAAGGGTCCCATTTGGTTCCCTATCTGTGTTTATCAAATACACCTTTTCATAATTGTAATGGGAATGGAGCGTGGGATTTATACAACATTAAAGCATGTATTCCTTAATTTTGTAGTAAGTTAAAAGAGgatgaaacattttttatttgttgcaATTCAAGAGCATGTACTAAAATGCTCTCCCCTTGTGTTCAAAATAGAAGAACTCATTTATCTTAtctcctataaaaaat is a window from the Vitis riparia cultivar Riparia Gloire de Montpellier isolate 1030 chromosome 9, EGFV_Vit.rip_1.0, whole genome shotgun sequence genome containing:
- the LOC117922097 gene encoding disease resistance protein SUMM2-like, translated to MGNICSISLPADCIVSSFWDGATEHANYLRKLPENLVELGTACERLRELRNDVKRMVDIAEREQMQPLDQVQGWLSRVETLETQVTQLIGDGTKEVEKKCLGGCCPRHCRTRYKLGKRVARKLKEVDILMSQRPSDVVAERLPSPRIGERPSQATVGMNSRIGKVWSSLHQEQVGIIGLYGLGGVGKTTLLTQINNAFNKRTHDFDFVIWATVSKTVNLENIQDDIRKKIGFCDDKWKSKSRDEKATSIWRVLSEKRFVLLLDDLWERLDLSDVGVPFQNKKNKIVFTTRSEEICAQMEADKKIKVECLTWTESWELFRMKLGEDTLDFHPEIPELAQAIAQECCGLPLVLTTMGRAMACKKTPEEWKYAIKVLQSSASKFPGMGDKVFPLLKYSYDCLPTQVSRSCFLYCSLYPEDYKMSKLSLIDRWICEGFLDEFDDMEGAQNQGYNIIGTLIHACLLEECDVDYQVKLHDVIRDMALWIACETGKEHDKFLVKAGSTLTEAPEVARWKGPKRISLMDNQIEKLTGSPNCPNLSTLFLKNNSLKMVTDNFFQFMPNLTVLDLSNNSMTELPQGISNLVSLQYLDLSETNIKELPIELKNLGKLKFLLLAQMPQLSSIPEQLISSLSMLQVINMLDSGISERTVLKDGLLSDDNEALIQELESLKYLHDLGVSVTSAPAFKRLLSSNKLRSCISRLCLKNFNGSSSLNLTSLSNVKRLRSLYISNCGSLEDLEIDWAWEGKETTESNYLNSKVSSHNSFHSLSWLRVERCSRLKDLTWLVFAPNLKVLTIIDCDQMQEVIGTGKCGESAKNGENLSSFVKLHALWLVGLPQLKSIFWNALPFICLNTIHVRNCPLLKKLPLSVNSAKGNRIVIEGHKKWWNKVEWEDEATKNVFLPCFVPVGE